The following proteins come from a genomic window of Solwaraspora sp. WMMA2065:
- a CDS encoding glycosyltransferase family 2 protein, translated as MPSPTVSVVVPVYNTEKWLAEALGSIEGQPGRDLVEVIVVDDGSTDGSAEIAQRYATQATAVRYVRQDNAGLGAARNHGVRLATGRYLAFLDSDDIYPDGALSHLTGLADHHEAAIAVGDMQGLPPRPNPAWRRELLIGERVVEHIAHAPDLVGNPSACNKIFRRDLVDAVGVTFTEGTAFEDVLFTIPLLARSPRTILTPRLSYLYRQRGDNSSLMDSRSQPARIMQHLTIIERLADEVRDLRPDDREAVYRWIAYMQLHYAWRAAAGCDDDQLAEFTARIHSLFKDIPIDVASEFVGNAGAGLRAVAIYEQDAATVRRPRSSRPLRVHAGQPYLGHPDFDTYRDLLRVREMTVSVKALRGSRPVTGPAAAGPTVAVEGTVRCAGIDGEPGQVRSDLLLEVGDGLLRQPVTVESREGNDLRWSCRLAAGELAPGRYPVRLVVRDSGREYAVPPGPERGGRGTLGTGPTRVGARVLWLTPDAAGPTLVVTDGTAGTLARSPQWLSEMGARQSRNLLRRAWRTARSGRRRLTSRGTDS; from the coding sequence GTGCCATCTCCGACGGTCAGCGTCGTCGTGCCGGTCTACAACACAGAGAAATGGCTCGCGGAAGCGCTCGGATCCATCGAAGGCCAGCCTGGTCGGGACCTGGTCGAGGTCATCGTGGTCGACGACGGCTCGACTGACGGGTCAGCCGAGATCGCCCAGCGGTACGCCACTCAGGCCACCGCGGTGCGCTACGTCCGGCAGGACAACGCCGGGCTCGGCGCGGCCCGCAATCATGGCGTGCGCCTCGCCACCGGCCGCTACCTGGCGTTCCTCGACTCGGACGACATCTACCCGGACGGCGCGCTCAGTCACCTGACCGGGCTCGCCGACCACCATGAGGCGGCGATCGCCGTCGGCGACATGCAAGGGCTGCCGCCCCGGCCGAACCCCGCCTGGCGTCGTGAACTGCTCATCGGTGAACGGGTCGTCGAGCACATCGCGCACGCCCCGGATCTGGTTGGCAACCCGTCGGCCTGCAACAAGATCTTCCGCCGGGATCTGGTCGACGCGGTCGGCGTCACGTTCACCGAGGGCACCGCGTTCGAGGACGTGTTGTTCACCATCCCGTTGCTGGCCAGATCGCCCCGGACGATCCTCACCCCCCGGCTGAGCTACCTCTACCGACAGCGGGGGGACAATTCCTCGCTGATGGATTCCCGCAGCCAGCCGGCCCGGATCATGCAGCATCTGACCATCATCGAGCGGCTCGCCGACGAGGTGCGGGACCTGCGCCCGGACGACCGCGAAGCGGTGTACCGGTGGATCGCCTACATGCAGCTGCATTACGCGTGGCGGGCGGCGGCCGGCTGCGACGACGATCAGCTCGCCGAGTTCACCGCCCGAATACACAGCCTCTTCAAGGACATCCCGATCGATGTGGCCAGCGAGTTCGTCGGCAACGCCGGGGCCGGGTTGCGCGCCGTCGCGATCTACGAGCAGGACGCCGCGACCGTACGCCGGCCGCGTTCCAGCCGACCGCTGCGGGTGCACGCCGGCCAGCCGTACCTCGGGCACCCCGACTTCGACACCTACCGCGATCTGCTCCGGGTCCGCGAGATGACAGTCAGTGTCAAGGCGCTGCGTGGCAGTCGGCCGGTCACCGGCCCGGCAGCCGCTGGCCCGACAGTCGCCGTCGAGGGCACGGTGCGCTGCGCCGGCATCGACGGCGAACCCGGTCAGGTCCGCTCCGACCTGCTGCTGGAGGTCGGGGACGGGCTGCTCCGCCAACCGGTCACCGTCGAATCCCGCGAAGGCAACGATCTGCGCTGGTCCTGCCGGCTGGCCGCCGGTGAGCTGGCCCCCGGCCGGTACCCGGTCCGGCTGGTCGTCCGGGACAGCGGCCGCGAGTACGCCGTACCGCCGGGGCCGGAGCGCGGCGGCCGGGGCACCCTCGGCACCGGTCCGACCCGGGTCGGCGCCCGGGTGCTCTGGCTGACGCCGGACGCCGCCGGGCCGACGCTGGTCGTCACCGACGGCACCGCCGGCACCCTGGCCCGCAGTCCGCAGTGGCTGTCCGAGATGGGTGCCCGACAGAGCCGGAACCTGCTCCGCCGGGCATGGCGGACGGCACGGTCCGGTCGACGGCGACTGACGTCCCGCGGTACCGACAGCTGA
- a CDS encoding bifunctional glycosyltransferase family 2 protein/CDP-glycerol:glycerophosphate glycerophosphotransferase, whose translation MTLISIVVPVYKVQGYLRECLDSILGQSFTDVEVIAVDDCSPDTSGQILAEYAARDPRLTVLSLPANVGLGKARNAGLDAATGEYVWFLDSDDWLTDGALRAVANRLRDTTPDVLIVDHVRVFWNNYQAGSALRQAFPTSPGAEVFDVRTRPETLKVLHTAWNKVTRREFLVDLGLRFEAGWYEDVSFTFPLLVAAERITVLDRACVNYRQRRTGAITRTRSARHFEMFDHWGHTFDWLDARGPQADPVRPELFGLMISHYLMVLGHGGRLPRELHREFFARAHADYQRRLPAGGYPEPDGVEGLKRRLLAANRWRTFAALRVGQQARKKLPSVSRRLGRPVKRRLINLARAGRRVLLRGYYRLQLRLPMDQSLALYAAYWYRGYSCNPAAIHAKAAQIAPQIKSVWVVRRDLAPSMPAGVPYVVAGTRGYYRALARSKWLINNVNFPDYVRKRPGSVHVQTHHGTPVKVMGLDQQRHPIGATSMNFSLLLRRVDRWDYSVSANHFSTQMWERAYPAGFESLDTGYPRNDRLALATDAEVAAAREALGIAAGERVVLYLPTHREHQPGWRPDFDADAFAEVLGPDAWLLIRSHYFHDRQRTGRAPNAPASGRVRDVSAHPVVEDLYLAADVLITDYSSAMFDYAILDRPIVIYAPDAAAYAMARGVYFDITAEPPGAVATTFGHLLDVFRTGAVDDDAAAKARTQFRGRFCHLDDGHAAERVVRRALLGEPAPPAAR comes from the coding sequence ATGACGTTGATCAGTATCGTTGTGCCGGTGTACAAGGTGCAGGGCTATCTGCGGGAGTGCCTTGACTCCATCCTCGGGCAGTCGTTCACCGACGTCGAGGTGATCGCGGTCGATGACTGCTCGCCGGACACCTCCGGGCAGATCCTCGCCGAGTACGCCGCCCGCGACCCCCGGCTGACCGTGCTGTCGCTGCCGGCCAACGTCGGTCTGGGCAAGGCCCGAAACGCCGGCCTGGACGCGGCGACCGGCGAATACGTCTGGTTTCTGGACAGCGACGACTGGCTGACCGACGGCGCGCTGCGGGCGGTCGCCAACCGGCTCCGCGACACCACGCCCGACGTGCTGATCGTCGACCACGTACGGGTGTTCTGGAACAACTACCAGGCGGGTAGCGCACTGCGCCAGGCGTTCCCGACCTCGCCCGGTGCCGAGGTGTTCGACGTACGGACCCGACCGGAGACGCTCAAGGTCCTGCACACCGCCTGGAACAAGGTCACCCGCCGGGAGTTCCTGGTCGATCTCGGGCTGCGGTTCGAGGCTGGCTGGTACGAGGACGTGTCGTTCACCTTCCCGCTGCTGGTCGCGGCCGAGCGGATCACCGTACTCGACCGGGCGTGCGTCAACTACCGGCAGCGCCGCACCGGCGCGATCACTCGGACCCGCAGCGCCCGGCACTTCGAGATGTTCGACCACTGGGGCCACACCTTTGACTGGTTGGACGCCCGCGGCCCGCAGGCCGATCCGGTCCGGCCCGAGCTGTTCGGTCTGATGATCTCCCACTATCTGATGGTGCTGGGGCACGGCGGCCGGCTGCCCCGCGAGCTGCACCGGGAGTTCTTCGCCCGGGCACACGCCGACTACCAACGGCGGCTGCCGGCCGGCGGTTACCCCGAGCCGGACGGCGTGGAAGGACTGAAGCGGCGGCTGCTGGCCGCCAATCGGTGGCGTACCTTCGCCGCGTTGCGGGTCGGTCAGCAGGCCCGCAAGAAGCTGCCCTCGGTCTCCCGACGCCTCGGCCGGCCGGTCAAGCGGCGGCTGATCAACTTGGCCCGGGCCGGTCGGCGGGTGTTGCTGCGCGGCTACTACCGGCTGCAGCTGCGGCTGCCGATGGACCAGTCGCTGGCGCTGTACGCCGCGTACTGGTACCGGGGCTACAGCTGCAACCCGGCGGCGATCCACGCCAAGGCGGCGCAGATCGCCCCGCAGATCAAGAGCGTCTGGGTGGTTCGTCGGGACCTGGCGCCGAGCATGCCGGCCGGCGTGCCGTACGTCGTCGCCGGCACCCGGGGCTACTACCGGGCCCTGGCAAGGTCAAAGTGGCTGATCAACAACGTGAACTTCCCCGACTACGTGCGCAAGCGGCCCGGCTCGGTGCACGTGCAGACCCACCACGGCACGCCGGTCAAGGTGATGGGTCTGGACCAGCAGCGGCACCCGATCGGCGCCACCTCGATGAACTTCTCCCTGCTGCTGCGCCGGGTGGACCGGTGGGACTACAGCGTCAGCGCCAACCACTTCTCCACCCAGATGTGGGAGCGCGCCTACCCGGCCGGCTTCGAGTCGCTCGACACCGGCTATCCGCGCAACGACCGGCTGGCGCTGGCCACCGACGCCGAGGTGGCAGCCGCCCGGGAGGCGCTCGGTATCGCTGCCGGCGAGCGGGTGGTGCTCTACCTGCCGACCCACCGCGAACACCAGCCCGGCTGGCGGCCGGACTTCGACGCCGACGCCTTCGCCGAGGTCCTCGGCCCGGACGCCTGGCTGCTGATCCGCAGCCACTACTTCCACGACCGGCAGCGGACCGGCCGGGCGCCCAACGCCCCGGCCAGCGGCCGGGTCCGGGACGTGTCGGCGCACCCGGTGGTCGAGGACCTGTACCTCGCCGCCGACGTGCTGATCACGGACTACTCGTCGGCGATGTTCGACTACGCGATCCTGGACCGACCGATCGTGATCTACGCGCCGGACGCTGCAGCGTACGCGATGGCGCGGGGCGTCTACTTCGACATCACCGCGGAACCTCCGGGAGCGGTCGCCACCACCTTCGGCCACCTGCTGGACGTGTTCCGTACCGGAGCGGTCGACGACGACGCCGCGGCCAAGGCCCGGACCCAGTTCCGGGGGCGGTTCTGCCACCTCGACGACGGGCACGCCGCCGAGCGGGTGGTCCGCCGCGCGTTGCTCGGCGAGCCGGCACCGCCGGCCGCCCGCTGA